Sequence from the Microbacterium sp. 1.5R genome:
GGACTTCGGCGGGTGGTTCGGCGGCGCGTCGCTCGCGATCCTCGCGTTCCTCGCGGTCATCGGCTTCATGACCCAGGTGCGCGTGATGAACGTGTCGGAGGAGGACATGATGTACGTCGTCGCGATGAACCGCATCCGCGGCGCGTACGTCGACCTGGATCCGGAGGTCGCCGATGTCTTCCTCGCCTCGCCGCACGACGATGAACCGGGGATGAAGCGCACGTACTCGTTCCTCCGTCCCCGTCGCCTGAGCATCCTGCTCGGCAGCTCGGTCATGCTGCTGATCGTCGTGAACGCCTGCGTCGTGGGGATGCTCGTCGGCTCGGCCGTGATCGCGGGTGGCGGCGCTTTCGCCGGGGCGATCGCGCTCGGCATCGTCGCCGGACTGGTGCTCGCCGCCGGCTTCATGACGTTCGGCGGCGTCGGCTACCGCTGGGCATGGAGCCATCACGCGCCACGACGTTCCACTCCGGAAGGCGACGGTCGGTCGCTACGCTGAGCGCATGACCGAGGCGCGAACCCCCACATCGCATCCCGTCGCCGCCGTACTGCGGCGCATTCCTGCCACCCTCACGATGGTGGCTGTGATCCTCGCCGTCGGCGTGATCTGGCAGGGCCTGTGGACCCCGTTCGAGAAGACCGACCTGTTCGGCACCGTCGCATACGGCCTGCCCAACCTCGCGCAGGGGATGTGGTGGACGCCGCTCACCGGCACGTTCTTCGTCAACGAGCCGTGGGTGTACCTGTTCACGATCTCGGGATTCTGGGGCATGGCGTATCTCGAATACCGACGTGGCACCAGGGTCGCCCTCGCGTACTACTGGGTCGGACAGCTCTTCGCGATCCTCGCCACCGCGCTCGTCCTGTTCGTCGCCTCGCAACTTCCCTGGGCCTGGGCTCAGGAGCAGGCCCAGGCGCTCGATGTCGGCGCCTCTGGCGGCACCATGGCGTGCATCGCCGCCGCGATCGGGCTCTTCCGCCCGCCATGGCGAGTGCGCGGCTGGCTCCTGCTGCTCGGTTTCGTGTTCATCGCGATGCTGTTCTGGGGTGCGGTCGCCGATCTCGAGCACCTGCTCGCGGTGCTGCTCATCCTCGTCGTCGACCGCACCCTGCGTGTGCAGCGGACCACGGTGCGAGAGCAGCGTCTGATCGCCGTGATCTCGCTCATGGTGCTCGGAGCGGTCGAGATCATCACGACTCTCGTCGCCACCGACGGCCCGTTCGGCCCGACCGAGCCCGCGTCGGGAGGGTTCATCGACCTCGCGCTCGACCTCGTCGTCATCGTGGTGCTCGTGAACGGACTCCTGCGCGGCCGTCGCTGGGCGTGGGTTCTCGTGATGCTGCTCGGTCTCTTCAACATCCTGGTCGCAGCGCTGGTCCTCATCCTCATCACGGTGTTCTCGCAGGCGCAGATCGATCTGCGGTGGGACGGCGAGACGGAGCTCGCGCTCGCCAACGGCTTCCTCTGGGTGATCCTGCTCGTCTACCTGATCGCCGTGCGCCGCGCGTTCCGGGCGAAGCGCAAGTCTCTCCTCGGCATCCAGCCGGCTCCGACGGTCGACGACGTGAAGACCGAGCTGCGCGCGCACGGCGGGGGCACCCTGTCGTGGATGACGACCTGGGAGGGCAACAGCTACGCCCGCAGCGATGCCGGGATCGTCGCCTACCAGCGACGGGCCGGTGTGGCGCTCGCGCTCGCGGATCCGATCGGGCCGCCCGCATCCCGCGCGGTCGCCGTCACGGAGTTCATCCGCACGGCGGAGCTGGCAGGCCTCGTCCCGTGCTTCTTCAGTGCAGACGACGCCACCCGGGCCGCTGTGCCCGCCGGCTGGCGCAGCTTGGTCGTCGCCGACGACACCATCGTCGACCTGCCGGGTCTGGAGTTCACCGGCAAGCGCTGGAACTCGGTGCGCAGCTCTCTCAATCGGGCGGGGCGCGAGCAGATGACCTTCCGGATGACGCGCCTGGCGGACGAATCGTGGGGCGTACGGCAGCAGCTGCGTGCGATCTCCGAGGCATGGGTCGGTGACAAGGACCTGCCTGAGATGCGGTTCACTCTCGGCACGCTGGATGAGGCGGAGGACCGCGAGGTGCGACTCGCTCTCGCGATCGCCCCGAACGGTGACGTCGACGGCTTCCTCTCGTGGCTGCCGGTCTATGGCGAAGGCGGCGTCGTGCGCGGCTGGACGCTCGACCTGATGCGCCGCCGCGACGGCGGCTTCGCACCCGTCATGGAGTACTTGATCGGTTCGTCCGCGAAGCAGTTCTCCGAGGAGGGTGCCGAGATCATGTCGCTCTCGGGTGCTCCGCTCGCGCACGACTATCCGCCGGACGCGGGCATCATCGCCGTCCTCAGCGAACGCCTCGCCGAAGCGCTCGAGCCCGTGTACGGCTTCGGCTCGCTGCACCGCTTCAAGCAGAAGTTCCACCCACGGTACGAGACCATGTATCTGCTCTTCCGCGACGAGAGCGATCTCGCGGCGATCGGCACAGCGCTCACCCGCGCGTTCCTGCCGGATGCGACGCTGAGGCAGTTCGCGGGAGCGGGGCTGGAGCTGGTGCGCGGCAGCAAGGACTGAGGCCTCACCTTCCTGAGGTGATGATTCCGCGCTCGCCGAGACCGGCAGCGCCAGGATGAAGCCATGACCGACACCTCCGTTCCCGTCACGTTCGCGAACTTCGCCGAGATCGAGACCGCCCGCATGTTCGCCGCGATCGCGGCGTCGGCCGGCGGTTCCAACCGGTGGAACCACTATCGAGTGCCCACGCCGATCGACCAGCAGACCGTGATCAGGATGAATCGCGACACCCTCTACAGCGCTGCGATCATCGACATCTCCGAAGGGGCGACGATCACCGTGCCGGATGCCGGCGACCGGTACGTCTCGGTGATGCTGGTGAACGAGGGCCACTACATCGACCGGGTGCTGCACGACCCCGGCGTCCACTCGCTCTCGGCCGAAGACCTCGGTTCCGATTTCGTGCTCGCGGCCACTCGCATCCTGGTGGATTCCGAGGATCCTGACGATGTCTCGATCGTGAACGCCCTGCAGGACGAACTCGCTGTGAGCTCGACCGGCGCGCGGGAGTTCGCTGCGCCGGCCTACGACGAATCGAGCTTCGCCGAGACCCGCCAGGCGATCCTCACCCTCGCGAAGGGCCTCGGCGGTCTGGAGCGCTGCTTCGGTCGAGCCGAGGACGTCGACCCCGTGCGGCACCTTCTCGGGACCGCAGCCGCCTGGGGCGGTCTGCCCGAGAACGAGGCCTTCTACATCAACGTCGATCCCCGGCTCCCGGTCGGCGAGTACACGCTGCGGGTCGGCGACGTGCCGGTGGACGGCTTCTGGTCCGTCTCGCTGTACGACGCGGAAGGCTATTTCGCTCCGAACGACGCCGGTGCATACAGCGTCAACAGCGTGACGGGCGTGCGGGATCCGGACGGGTCGATCACCGTGCGCTTCGGCGGCGACCCCGCACTGCCCAACGTGCTTCCCCTCACGCAAGGGTGGAACTACCTGGTGCGTCTCTACCGACCTCGACCCGAAGTGCTGGACGGCACGTGGTCGTTCCCCGCGCTCACGGCGAGCTGATCCCGCGCCCGAGGGGTGGCGCTACGGGGTCGAGCGGAGCGGCACCGAGACGTCGCCGCCCGCTTCCTCCGTCAGTCGCTCCCCCATCTGCACGAAGGTCGGCTCGGCGATGAACCCCCCGGCGAAGAGGGCCTGACCCTGTGTGAAGGTCTGGGACCTGCGGATCGCCTCCTCCGGCGCGAAGCCGAACACCTCGGCCAGCTCCGCCAGGTCGCGCGGCGCGTTGACGCGCATCAGACCGAGGTTGTCGCACTGCGACAGCACGTTCGGATGGATCTTCGTCGGCCGCTGTGTCGACAGGAACAGCCACAGCCCGAACTTGCGACCCTCGGCGGCGATCTGCACGAGCTGCTCGGTGAGCGCCCGCTCGACCTCGGTGCGCGGGTCGGGAGGGCACAGATTGTGCGCCTCGTCGATCACGATGAGCAGGGGCTTTCGCTCCTCGCGACGAGACCACAGGTGCTCGAGCACCGCGAGGGCTGCGACCTTCGGTTCGGCGGGGTGGTCGAATCCGCCGAGGTCGAGCACCGTCACCCGCGGCCGCTGCTCGATCACGTCGACGACCGACGCCTCGCCGCGGGACCAGAGCTCCCACTCCAGCACCTGCAGGTTCTCCATGCGGTCGGCGAGTCTGTTGCGGGCGTCGTGCCCGCCGTCGCGCAGGTGGGGCACGATGCGATCCGAGCCGAGCAGCCTCGCGTTCTGATCGAGATGGAGAAGGACGTTGTACTCCTCGGCATCCTGGATCGGACTCATCCGCAGCACGGCTGCCTTGGATGCCGGCGACAGATCGATGTAGCGCACGCGCAACGGCTCGCCCTCGACGCGCCCCGAGCGGAACACCCGGATGTCGGAGTCCGCGATGCGCTGGGCGTGATGCGGGGCCGCGGACGGCCG
This genomic interval carries:
- a CDS encoding bifunctional lysylphosphatidylglycerol flippase/synthetase MprF, whose product is MTEARTPTSHPVAAVLRRIPATLTMVAVILAVGVIWQGLWTPFEKTDLFGTVAYGLPNLAQGMWWTPLTGTFFVNEPWVYLFTISGFWGMAYLEYRRGTRVALAYYWVGQLFAILATALVLFVASQLPWAWAQEQAQALDVGASGGTMACIAAAIGLFRPPWRVRGWLLLLGFVFIAMLFWGAVADLEHLLAVLLILVVDRTLRVQRTTVREQRLIAVISLMVLGAVEIITTLVATDGPFGPTEPASGGFIDLALDLVVIVVLVNGLLRGRRWAWVLVMLLGLFNILVAALVLILITVFSQAQIDLRWDGETELALANGFLWVILLVYLIAVRRAFRAKRKSLLGIQPAPTVDDVKTELRAHGGGTLSWMTTWEGNSYARSDAGIVAYQRRAGVALALADPIGPPASRAVAVTEFIRTAELAGLVPCFFSADDATRAAVPAGWRSLVVADDTIVDLPGLEFTGKRWNSVRSSLNRAGREQMTFRMTRLADESWGVRQQLRAISEAWVGDKDLPEMRFTLGTLDEAEDREVRLALAIAPNGDVDGFLSWLPVYGEGGVVRGWTLDLMRRRDGGFAPVMEYLIGSSAKQFSEEGAEIMSLSGAPLAHDYPPDAGIIAVLSERLAEALEPVYGFGSLHRFKQKFHPRYETMYLLFRDESDLAAIGTALTRAFLPDATLRQFAGAGLELVRGSKD
- a CDS encoding DUF1214 domain-containing protein, whose amino-acid sequence is MTDTSVPVTFANFAEIETARMFAAIAASAGGSNRWNHYRVPTPIDQQTVIRMNRDTLYSAAIIDISEGATITVPDAGDRYVSVMLVNEGHYIDRVLHDPGVHSLSAEDLGSDFVLAATRILVDSEDPDDVSIVNALQDELAVSSTGAREFAAPAYDESSFAETRQAILTLAKGLGGLERCFGRAEDVDPVRHLLGTAAAWGGLPENEAFYINVDPRLPVGEYTLRVGDVPVDGFWSVSLYDAEGYFAPNDAGAYSVNSVTGVRDPDGSITVRFGGDPALPNVLPLTQGWNYLVRLYRPRPEVLDGTWSFPALTAS
- a CDS encoding ATP-binding protein, translating into MTALTIGTPLDSGLGTVTLDPRRFNRHTFWCGQSGSGKTYALGVVLEQLLLETELPMLILDPNADFVRLQSTRPSAAPHHAQRIADSDIRVFRSGRVEGEPLRVRYIDLSPASKAAVLRMSPIQDAEEYNVLLHLDQNARLLGSDRIVPHLRDGGHDARNRLADRMENLQVLEWELWSRGEASVVDVIEQRPRVTVLDLGGFDHPAEPKVAALAVLEHLWSRREERKPLLIVIDEAHNLCPPDPRTEVERALTEQLVQIAAEGRKFGLWLFLSTQRPTKIHPNVLSQCDNLGLMRVNAPRDLAELAEVFGFAPEEAIRRSQTFTQGQALFAGGFIAEPTFVQMGERLTEEAGGDVSVPLRSTP